The segment GTATTAACACCTAGTCGTATCAATGAGCCAAAATTTGTGATACCAGTTGATAATGATGTGACAAAGGCAATTCCTATTATTAAGGAACAGCCTATAGAAAAAGAAGAAGACCTAGCAAAAACAAGAGCAATTACACCGATTAAAGAAGTGAAGCCTGTAGAGCAACCTAAAAAGCCTATCGATAAGCCAGCACCTGCTAAAGCGAAGAAAAGGTGGCCTATATATGTGGCGAGCTTCCTTGTAATAGTTATTGCTGTTTTTTTATTCCTAATTTATGCAACAGATTTATTTAGCCCGAAAAAGGAGGCAATTCCTGAGGTGGCTAATTTAACCGTTGATGAAGCAATAAAAATATTGGAAGAAGCAGGCTTTGTTGTGAGCGATGAGCATCAGGAGCGACACTCTGAAGAGGTGGAAGAGGGCAAGGTTATTGAAACCGATCCATCAGAGGGAACGATGCGTGTAAAGGGCTCAGAAATTGATTTGGTGGTAAGTCTAGGTGCTGAAAAGACGAAAGTGGATAATTATGTAGGGCAAAATATTCATCAGGTGGAAGCCTTATTAAAAGGAAAGTTTTTAGAGGTTAAAACAGAATATGTCCATTCTGAGGAGCCTGAAGGTCGAATTATTGACCAAAGTATTTCTCCTGATACAGAAGTGGTAGCAGAAAATGAAGTTATCACATTTACAGTTAGCCAAGGTGTTAAAATGGTACGAGTAGAGGATGTTGTCAATTATACGAAAGAGGATATGGATGACTATGTGCAAAGAGCAGGCTTGAAATGGCGTGTTTCTCGTGAGGACTACCATGATACAATTCCAGCTGGTAGCGTCATCTCTCAACTGACGAAAGCTGGCACGCAAGTTGAGGCAGGCTCAACAATATCCGTTATTTTAAGTAAAGGACCTGCTGAAAAGCCTGTCAAAACACTTGTCAAGACGGTTATGATTGAATATATTCCTACAGAAGAGGGATTGGCACAAAATATTCGTATTGAAATTCAAGATAAAAACCATACAATGTCAGAGCCAGCGGATGAATTTCCAATTTTAAGTGATACGCCTTACAATATACAGCTTGTGATTGAAGAGGGCAAGCAGGCAGGGTATCGTATTATCCGCGATTCAGAGATTATTCATGAAGAAAAAATTGATTATAATGATGTGAACTAAGGGGGAATTGGATGGCGCAAGGCCAAATCAGAAAAGCTTTAAGCGGTTATTATTATGTATATGATGGTCAGCAATTAATTCAATGTCGTGGACGTGGAGTATTTCGCAATCGTGGCGAATCTCCACTTGTTGGCGATATCGTAGAGTACACAATCGAAACAGAAGGATCGGATGGAACCATTCAAAAAATTTTGGAACGTCGAAATGAATTGGTGCGTCCGCCAATTGCGAATATCGATCAAGGAATTTTAGTATTTTCCGTAAAGGAGCCTTATTTCAATACCGTTCTATTAGATCGTTTTTTAGTTGTTTTAGAATCATTCCATGTACATCCAATTATTTGTTTAACAAAGATGGATTTACTAGAAAACGATGAGCGGGAGGAATTGCAACGCTATATAGAGGACTATCAACAAATAGGCTATACGGTACTACAAACCTATAAAGATGAAAAAGAGTTAGTGGAGCGACTACAGCCTATTTTAAAGGGAAAAACAACTGTATTAGCAGGACAATCAGGCGTTGGGAAATCAACACTGCTTAACACACTAATTCCTGAATTAAATTTAAAAACAGGCATTATTTCACAAAGCTTAGGGCGAGGTAAACATACAACTCGCCATGTTGAGCTAATTGAGGTTTGCGGTGGTCTATTAGCAGATACACCTGGGTTTAGCTCCTTTGATTTTGATGAAATTGAAAAAGAAGAGCTAGGCTTATGTTTTCCTGAAATGGCTAGCATAGCTGACAATTGTAAATTTAGAGGCTGCCTCCACTTAAAGGAGCCAAAATGTGCAGTGAAAGCAGCAGTAGAAGCGGAAGAAATTCGTGATTACCGCTACAAGCATTATGAACAATTTATGCAAGAAATTATGGATCGAAAGCCGAGGTATTAATGATGATACAAATAGCACCATCAATTTTAGCAGCGAATTTTGCAAAATTAGGAGAAGAAGTAAAAGAAGTAGAGCAGGCAGGGGCAAAGTTACTTCATATTGATGTAATGGACGGTCATTTTGTGCCAAATATTTCTTTTGGCTCTATTGTAGTAGATGCTATTCGACCATTAACGAATTTACCGTTAGATGTCCATTTAATGATCGAAAACCCAGATCAATATATTGAACAGTTTGCGAAGGCTGGTGCAGACTATATTACAGTACATGTAGAGGCATGTCGTCATTTACATCGAACAATTCAATTAATTCGTTCATATGGTGTAAAGGCTGGCGTTGTATTAAATCCACATACACCAATAGAAACGATTCAACATATTTTACAAGATATTGATATGGTATTATTAATGACTGTAAACCCGGGCTTTGGTGGACAAAAGTTTATACATTCTGTTGTACCTAAAATTGAAGCATTGTCAACAATGATTAAAGAGCGAGGCTTGGACATTGCTATTGAAATTGATGGGGGTATTACTGCTGAAACGATTGTGCCATGTGCACAGGCAGGGGCGACGATTTTTGTAGCAGGGTCAGCCATTTATAGTAAAGAAGATCGGACAGCTGCGCTTCAGGAAATTTTAGCGGCTGGTGAGGCTGCGCTGAAAGGATGACAACAGTCGTTGTTTGTGCAGGTGGACCAAAACAAGAGCTTTGCTCATTATCATTTTTTCAACAGCAGCAGGATGTTGTGTTTATCGGTGCAGACCGTGGAGCTTTATATTTAGTGGAGCAGGGAATTATACCTCATGCTATTGTGGGAGATTTTGATTCTTTAACAGCTGAGGAATATCAAGCTGTGATGGCACAAGCAAAGGACCAGCAACGCTTTCAGCAGGAGAAAAATGAAACAGATACAGATTTAGCCTTATTGAAAGCATTGACATATGCACCACAGGAAATTGTGCTAACAGGTGTAACAGGTGGTCGTTTAGATCATTATGAGGCAGCTGTTCGTTCCATGTATCGCTTGCAAAAAGAGTATCCATCTGTTGCGTTGAAAATTGTGAATCATACAAATATGCTGCAATTTTTATTGCCAGGTACACATATAATTGATGCGGATAATCGCTACCGCTATTTGTCTTTTTTTGCATATGAGAAGTCAGTTCAAGAGGTAACATTAAGACAGGTCAAATATGAAACAACAAAAGAAGAAATTTCTCTAGGAACATCTCGATTTACAAGTAATGAAATAATAGGAGCTTCAGGGTCTATATCTTTCTCGCAAGGCATATGTTTAATGATAAGAAGCATAGATTAGCGTAAGGGGGAGAGAGTCCTGAAAGTATATACGTTCCAGCTGCCGAAATTTGTGAGTAGTATTACGCGTACGTGTATAAACCTATTTAAAAAAGATAAGAAAGTAAAAAAATCCGACTGAAGCTAGTCGGATTTTTTTACTGTTGAAGATATAAAAAAAATCGATTTACGCTTAGGGCGAAATCGATTTTTTAGAAGCAGCGATTAAACGCGCTCAACTTTACCTGATTTTAATGCACGAGCAGAAACCCATACACGTTTTGGTTTACCGTCAACTAAGATACGAACTTTTTGAAGGTTAGCACCCCAAGTACGTTTGTTAGCGTTCATAGCGTGGGAACGGTTGTTACCAGTACGAGCTTTACGACCAGTGATTACACATTGTTTTGGCATGTTGTATTCCCTCCTTACTGTTAATGCTGAAAGATTACTATTTCAGTTCGGTATTTCACATACCATAATAATTTAACATACGATGGCGTTCAGTGCAACAGTTTTCACATAACCTTTCAAGAAAAAAACCTTTACAGGCATAAAATTGCGGTGGATCGTTGAGGATATAATCTATCCTTTTCCTCGATAGCCAAGCTTCATGGATACGCGCTTGCCAGTTTCCAGTAACTGCTCTACTAGTGTGTTGATGTAGTCCTGTGAGCTATTAAATGTGACAAAACCGATGCTAACTGCACCAATCACCTCACCGAAACCATCTAAAATCGCAACTGCCACTGAGGAGGTACCTGCTGTTCTTTCTCCATGACTGATTGCATAGCCTTGCTGTCGGATTTGGTCAAGCTGTTGTTCAAATGTAGCAATCTCTTCCTTGGCTACTAATTGTGCGATTATTTCCTTCGATTGAGCGCTAGGCATAGCAGCAAGAATGGCTTTATTGGCAGCGCCAATATGCATAGGTATGCGAATACCTAGCTGGTCATAAATACGAATTGGATTTGCAGCGCTATCTATTCTTTCAATAATAATGGTATCTAAACCAGCTAGCTTACTTAGATAGACACTTTCCTCTACTTGTCTTGCTAACCGCTCTAATTCAGGTCTGATTTTGCTAATATAATCCATCGTATCATAGACCTGCAAGCCTAATTCCATCCATATTGTACCAAGATAATAATGCTTTGTTTGCTCATCCTGTTCAATCATTCCTTGGTGAATCATGGCTTTTAAAATTCTATGTAAGGTACTTAAAGGTAAATCACATTTTGTTGAAAGCTCCGAAATGGACAAACCACTGTGATGTGTTTCTGAAGCTAACACCTTTGCAATTGTCATTGCTCGTTCTAATAATTGCATCTGCCCCACCTCCTCTTGTCTATTCTATTTTTATTCTTATTCTGCGTCTATAAGGTTTTCAGTAGAGTTCTATTGTTTTCTTAAATTAAACGGAAAATAAAAACTTTTCTAAATATATTGACAGTATAGCATAAAACACATATATTTTTTATATAAACTTTCCTCTATACGGAAACGTTTTCCACTACACGGAAAAAGGGGTGAAGGGAATGCATTATTGTTCATCAATGTATGCGCCTTTAAAACATGTCATCGTCAAACATCCAAAAGATGCTTTCCGCAACCAACAGCATCTTAGCGATAAATGGAAAACATTTAACTATTTATCAGAGCCAAATTTTGATAAAGCTTTAACAGAGTATGCTGAATTTATCGCAATTCTTGAAAAGTATGTAGAAAAAATTGATTATTTGCCAGTTTCTGAAGAAGTAGGCTTAGATTCGCTCTATGCACATGATCCTGTGAAGTTTACACCACATGGAGCGATTATTTTAAAATCAGGTAAAACATTAAGACAGCCAGAAGCAACAGTCTATAAGCAATTTTTACAGGAAAAGGGCATTCCCATTGTTGGTGAATTAACAGGAGATGCTGTATCAGATGGTGGCGATATTGTTTGGCTTGATGATCGAACACTTGTTGTTGGTCGCGGTTATCGAACAAATGATGAGGCAATCCGTCAGCTAAAAGAAATAACAGCTAATATGGTAGATGATTTTATTGTTGTACAGCTACCGCATGATTTAGGTGAAGATGAATGTTTACATTTAATGTCCTTTATTAGCATGGTAGACAAGGATTTAGCTGTTGTGCATTCACGCTTAATGCCTGTCTTTTTCCGCCAACTGCTAATAGAGCGAGGAATTCAATTAGTGGAAGTACCAAAAGATGAATATGATGCACTAGGCTGTAATGTCTTGGCACTAGCACCAAGGGTATGCGTGATTCCAGCAGGTAATAATGTGACAAAGCAACAGTTACTTGATGCTGGTGCAACGGTTTTTGAATATAAAGGTGATGAAATTACTGTAAAGGGAACAGGTGGACCAACATGTCTTACTTGTCCAGTAGTCAGAGCATAAAGGAGCAGAGAATATGTTTAAAAATGTTATTGTAAAAAATCCAGGAAACAGCTTTGTAAATGGCTTAACAACAAGTGATTTAGGAAAACCAATTTTAGAAAAATTATTTGAACAGCATGAAAAATATGTAGAGGCTTTAAAAAAATGCGGTGTTGAGGTAACACAGCTACCAGCAAATGAAGCATTTCCCGATTCAACATTTGTAGAGGACACAGCTGTTTTAACACCTGAGTTTGCCATTATTTCAAATCCTGGGGCAGAGGCTCGTAACCGTGAGATTGAGGATATTGAACCAGCTGTAAAGCAGTTTTACGATAAAATTTATTATATTAAAGGTTCTGGCACACTTGATGGTGGAGATGTATTACAGGCTGAAAAGAAATTTTATGTAGGAATTTCAGATCGTACAAATGAGGAGGGCGCACAGCAATTTAAAGAAATTGTGGAACAAGAGGGCTATGAGGCAACGGTTATTCCATTAAAAGAATTTTTCCATTTAAAAACAGGCATTGCCTATGTAGGGCAAAATCGTATGGTAGTGGCTGGTGAGTTTATTGATCATCCTGCATTTGAATCGTATGAGAAAATCATTATTCCAAAAGAGGATGAATACTCAGCAAATTGTATTCAAGTGAATGATTATGTGATTATTCCAGCGGGCTATCCAGCAACAAATCGTAAATTACATGATTTAGGCTATCAAACAATTGAACTAGAGATGTCTGAATTTAGAAAGCATGATGGTGGCTTAAGCTGTTTATCATTACGCTTTTAAATAATTCGAACATTACCCAATCAATTTAACAGCGCAAATTGATTGGGTAATTTCGTTCTTAAAATATCAGAATATTTACATTATATAGAAAGTAGGGATGGATATTGAATAAAGACGATCAATCTCATCATCAATTAAATCGTTCCATGAAGAGCCGTCACCTATTAATGCTTTCACTTGGAGGTGTTATTGGGACAGGGCTATTTTTAAATGTTGGCTATACCATTAATCAGGCAGGTCCAGGAGGCGCTTTGATTGGCTATTTATTTGGTGGCTTAATTTTATTTATGGTTATGAACTGTCTTGGTGAATTAGCAGTATATATGCCTGTTACAGGCTCCTTCCAAACATATGCGACACGTTTTATTAGCCCTTCAGCAGGGTTTTCATTAGGGTGGATGTATTTTGTTGGATCGGCTGCTACAGCGGGCGTTGAATTTACAGCTGCGGGCATCTTAATGCAGCATTGGTTTCCAGATATACCAATTTGGATATGGTGTGCTGTTTTTATGGTGCTATTATTTGTGCTAAATGCTTTAACAACAAAAGGGTTTGCTGAAGCAGAATTTTGGTTTGCAAGCATTAAAGTGATTGCCGTGATTGCTTTTATTATTATTGGCGGTGCAGCAATTTTTGGCTTAATTCCATTAGCTGATCGTCCAACACCACATCTGACAAATTTAGCACCTACTGGCTTATTCCCAGCAGGCATTGCCATTATTTTTGTCACAATGATGAATGTTATTTTTTCTTATCAAGGGTCAGAGCTTGTTGGAATTGCAGCAGGTGAAACGGAAAATCCCGAAAAAAATATTCCACGCGCTATACGGACAATTATTTTTAGAATTATCGTTTTCTATATTGCATCGATTATCGTGCTATCTGCGATTTTCCCAGCATCAGAGCTTGGCTTAATGGAAAGTCCTTTTGTAACGTTAATGAATTTAGCAGGTGTTCCTTATGCAGCAGGTATTATGAACTTTGTTATATTGACAGCGATTTTATCGGTTGGTAATTCATGTCTATACGCATCGACACGTTTATTGTGGTCAATGTCACGAGAGGGTATGGCACCAAAACTATTTGGACGTCTTACGAAAAATAAAGTGCCATTAAATGCATTAATCTTTACGATGCTTTTCTCATTACTATCATTACTAACAAGTGTTATGGAGGCGGATGCAGTATTTGTTTTACTCATGTCTATAGCAGGAATATCCGTTACAATTTCATGGATGGGTATTTGCGCTTCTCAATTAATGTTCCGCTATCGTTATATAAAGTCTGGTGGAGATATGAATGCTTTGAAGTTTAAAACACCACTGTTTCCGTTAATTCCAGTATTTTGTATACTGTTTTGTCTAGTAATTTTAGCGTTTTTAGCATTCGATCCAACACAACGAATTGGCTTGCTATATGGGATTGGCTTCTTTATTGCTTGTATGATTTTCTATCAACTAAAACTAAAAAAGACAGCTATTATTCCAACGGATATAGAAGATAACAATAAAGAATCACTAGATATTCGTTAAAAGAGCGTCATACGAATTGGGTCTAAAGGAGAATTTTTTATGAATAATTATATGTGGGATACACCTGAGAAACTACGAGCACTATTATGTGAAATTGTCAGCTGGGAAAGTAGAACGTTGACTGAGGGTGAAACAGAATTTGCTTACAAATTACAAAGCAAACTATTAACGATTCCATATTTTGAACAACATCCTGAGCTTATTGAATTGCATGATGCAGGTCTTGGTAGAAATGCTGTTACAGCGTTGTATAAGCATCCAACTGCAACTGAAACCGTTGTATTAATCAGTCACTTTGATACAGTGCATACGGAGGAGTATGGTGAACTAGAGCCATTAGCTTGTCAACCAGAAGCGTTAACAAAAAAATTAATGGAGCCTAAATATAAAAAAGATTTACCAGAGGCAGCTAGAATTGATTTAGAATCAGGGAATTATTTATTTGGCCGTGGCACAATGGATATGAAAATGGGACTTGCCTTACATATGCAGCTCATTGAAAAAGCAAGCTTTGAGCAATGGCCGATTAATTTAATTTTAACGGCTGTTCCTGATGAGGAAGTAAACTCTGCGGGGATGCGAGCTGCTGTTGTAGAGCTTGTTCGAATTCGTGAACAGCACGGTTTAACATATAAACTATTTTTAAATAGTGAGCCGTCTTTTTCACAAGGCCCGTCTGACATTAATGAATATATTTATTCAGGAACAATTGGCAAAATTATGCCTGCCGCTTTGTTTTATGGCAAAGAAACGCATGTTGGTGAACCATTGAAGGGGATGACTGCGAACTTTATTGCATCCTATATGACACAGCATATGGAATGGAACCCTCTTTTCCGTGAAACCGATTTAGGAGAGAGCACACCACTGCCAGTATCGTTACAATTAAAAGATTTGAAAATGGAATATTCGACACAAACACCGTATCGTGCGGCTGCTCTTTATAATGTGTTTTTGTTAAAGCGCACAGCCTCAGAGGTGATGGATATTTTTGAACAGGTGGCTGTAGAAGCGATGGCTGCCTGTAACCAACAATACCAACAAATTTGTATGCGAGAACAAGTACAGGGCGTTGGACAAGTAAAAGTATTACGTTATGAGGCACTGCTTGAGCATGCGATTGGCAAATTAGGTGTGGAAGAAGTACATGCTATCAAACAGCAAATCTTGCAGCATCGCACATGGGATGACCGTGAGAAATCAATTCGAATTGTTGATCAATTGATGATTCGCTGTCAGGAGCTAGCACCGGCAACAGTGCTGTTATATGCACCGCCATATTATCCTGCGATTAATGCGTCCAATCATCCACTTGTGATAGAAGCGATTGATTTGATGAAGAAAACAGCACAAACATTTGATATTGAGGTAGAGCAAATTCATTATTTTAACGGTATTTGTGATTTAAGCTATGTCAACTATACAGATGAGTCCAATGAATGGCTCGCATTTGAGCGCAATACACCTGTATGGGGAGATACGTATAGCATTCCATTTAAAGAGATGGCTGCATTACAAGGCCCCGTTTTAAACGTTGGTCCTTTTGGTAAAGACGCCCATCAAAAAACAGAAAGGCTACATGTGGATAGTGCGTTTAAAGAAATGCCTGTGATGCTTGCTACACTTATTAAAAGCTTATTTTAATGGACATAGCTTAAAAGCTGTATGTCATTAAAGAAAAAGACTACAGTGGAATTTTTCATCTCCACTTGAAGCTGATACTTTTTGAAGGTATCAGCTTTTTTAGTTTTTCATTTACAAAAGGTTTGCTATATATTGTTAGAAAACGTTGCTATAAAGGGCTTTCCTCTGCCCTTAGGTTGCTTAAATTGTAACGACAGTGTTACAATATAGTTTAGTCAAAAAGAGCCAAGGAGGCATTTCTATGTCAATTGAATTAAACAATGAATTCGGCCAAATTGATATTGCAACAGATGTACTTGCACAAATTGCTGGTGGTGCTGCTGTAGAATGCTACGGAATTGTTGGCATGGCATCTAAACATCAAATTCGTGATGGTTTAACTGATATTTTACGTAAAGAAAACTTCGCAAAAGGTATTGTAGTTCGACAACAAGACGACGGTTTACATATTGATATGTACATTATTGTGAGTTATGGAACAAAAATTTCAGAAGTTGCTTACCAAGTACAGTCCAAGGTGAAATACACAGTAGATAAAACATTAGGAATGAGCGTTACATCTGTCAATATCTTTGTGCAGGGCGTTCGTGTAGCGAATTAAGAGGAGGAACTAAATCGAATGCAGTCTTTAGACGGTATAAAGTTTGCTGAAATGGTACAAATGGGTGCGCATCACCTCTACCAAAATGCAAATTATGTAGATTCATTAAATGTTTTCCCAGTACCTGATGGTGATACAGGTACAAATATGAATTTATCAATGACATCTGGTGCAAAGGAAACAGAGCTTTTGGCCTCAGAGCATATTGGTAAAACAGCACAAGCCTTATCTAAGGGGCTATTGATGGGTGCGCGTGGAAATTCAGGCGTTATTTTATCTCAATTATTCCGTGGCTTTGGAAAGTTTATTGAAAAAGAAGCAACAATTGATGCGAAAGGCTTGGCAGGAGCCTTCCAAGCAGGTGTTGATACAGCATACAAAGCTGTTATGAAGCCTGTAGAAGGAACGATTTTAACGGTAGCACGTGAAGCGGCTAAAAAAGGTGTAGAGGTGGCAGAAACTGAAACCGATATCATTGCCGTAATGGAAGCCTTTACAGCAGAAGCGAAGGCATCACTTGATCGTACACCTGACTTGCTACCAGTTCTAAAAGAGGTTGGTGTTGTGGATAGTGGCGGTCAGGGCTTACTATTTGTTTATGAAGGGTTTTTAGCTTCCTTAAAAGGCGAGGCTCTTCCTGAGAAAAATGATGCAACACTAGATGATCTAATCAATGCAGAGCATCATCGAGCACAGGATTTTATGAACACGGCAGATATCGAATTTGGCTATTGTACAGAAATAATGGTGCGCTTAGAGGAAGGAAAAGAGCCTTTTGATGAGGAGCAATTCCGTAACGAATTAAATCCTTTAGGTGACTCATTACTCGTTATTTCGGATGAAGAAATTGCTAAAGTGCATATCCACTCTGAGCAACCTGGCTCTGTTTTAACGATCGGACAAAAATATGGCAGTCTTATTAAGATAAAGATTGATAATATGCGCGAGCAGCATTCAGCAATTGTTGGTGATGAGCATAAAGCGCCAGCGCCTGCCAAAAAGGTAGAAAAACATCCATACGCGATTGTAACGATTGCTATGGGCGAGGGTGTAGCAGAATTATTGCGCTCTATCGGTGCTTCCTATGTCATTGAAGGCGGTCAAACAATGAATCCGTCTACAGAAGACATTGTCAAAGCAGTGCAAGAAATTGGTGCAGAAAAAGTATTAATTTTACCGAACAATAAAAATATAGTGATGGCGGCAGAGCAAGCTGTGGAACTTTTAGAAATAGAAGCAGCAGTAGTGCCTACGAAGACGATTCCTCAAGGGATGGCAGCAATTTTAGCGTTTAATCCAGATGCAGCGGTGGAGCTTAACCAGCAAACGATGATAGAAGCATTTGCCAATGTTAAAACAGGTCAAGTAACATACGCTGTACGTGATACATCGATTGATGGAGTCGCCATTCATAAAGGTGACTTTATGGCATTAGCAGAAGGAAAAATTGTGCTATCTACACCGGCATTAAAGGATGCTGCTGAAAAGGTTATTGCCGATTTAGTAGATGAAGACGCAGAAATCGTTACCGTTATTTATGGTGAGGATACAACTGAGCAGGATGCTTCACAATTGGTTGAATGGATTGAAGGACATTATCCAGATGTAGAAGTTGAATTATTTAATGGCAAACAAGCATTGTATCCATATATCATTTCAGTAGAATAATTACATGCAATTTTATTATTGAGAAAGCAGTGCACGAGATGTGTACTGCTTTTGTTTGTGTTAAAAAATTTTTAGATAACGACAGTG is part of the Lysinibacillus sp. FSL K6-0232 genome and harbors:
- the pknB gene encoding Stk1 family PASTA domain-containing Ser/Thr kinase, with translation MLVGKRISDRYKILGLIGGGGMSNVYLAHDMILGRDVAIKILRYDFSNEEELHRRFQREALSATSLTHPNIVSIYDVGDDGDLHYIVMEYVQGKTLKQYIQEFAPISPARSVHIMKQLTSAIANAHENHIIHRDIKPQNILMDAEGNVKITDFGIAMTLSATSFTQTNSVLGTVHYLSPEQARGGTATNKSDIYALGIVLYELLTGELPFSGESAVSIALKHLQTETPSVRAFDATIPQSLENVVLKATAKDASHRYNTVEEMYEDLETVLTPSRINEPKFVIPVDNDVTKAIPIIKEQPIEKEEDLAKTRAITPIKEVKPVEQPKKPIDKPAPAKAKKRWPIYVASFLVIVIAVFLFLIYATDLFSPKKEAIPEVANLTVDEAIKILEEAGFVVSDEHQERHSEEVEEGKVIETDPSEGTMRVKGSEIDLVVSLGAEKTKVDNYVGQNIHQVEALLKGKFLEVKTEYVHSEEPEGRIIDQSISPDTEVVAENEVITFTVSQGVKMVRVEDVVNYTKEDMDDYVQRAGLKWRVSREDYHDTIPAGSVISQLTKAGTQVEAGSTISVILSKGPAEKPVKTLVKTVMIEYIPTEEGLAQNIRIEIQDKNHTMSEPADEFPILSDTPYNIQLVIEEGKQAGYRIIRDSEIIHEEKIDYNDVN
- the rsgA gene encoding ribosome small subunit-dependent GTPase A, yielding MAQGQIRKALSGYYYVYDGQQLIQCRGRGVFRNRGESPLVGDIVEYTIETEGSDGTIQKILERRNELVRPPIANIDQGILVFSVKEPYFNTVLLDRFLVVLESFHVHPIICLTKMDLLENDEREELQRYIEDYQQIGYTVLQTYKDEKELVERLQPILKGKTTVLAGQSGVGKSTLLNTLIPELNLKTGIISQSLGRGKHTTRHVELIEVCGGLLADTPGFSSFDFDEIEKEELGLCFPEMASIADNCKFRGCLHLKEPKCAVKAAVEAEEIRDYRYKHYEQFMQEIMDRKPRY
- the rpe gene encoding ribulose-phosphate 3-epimerase encodes the protein MIQIAPSILAANFAKLGEEVKEVEQAGAKLLHIDVMDGHFVPNISFGSIVVDAIRPLTNLPLDVHLMIENPDQYIEQFAKAGADYITVHVEACRHLHRTIQLIRSYGVKAGVVLNPHTPIETIQHILQDIDMVLLMTVNPGFGGQKFIHSVVPKIEALSTMIKERGLDIAIEIDGGITAETIVPCAQAGATIFVAGSAIYSKEDRTAALQEILAAGEAALKG
- a CDS encoding thiamine diphosphokinase, producing the protein MTTVVVCAGGPKQELCSLSFFQQQQDVVFIGADRGALYLVEQGIIPHAIVGDFDSLTAEEYQAVMAQAKDQQRFQQEKNETDTDLALLKALTYAPQEIVLTGVTGGRLDHYEAAVRSMYRLQKEYPSVALKIVNHTNMLQFLLPGTHIIDADNRYRYLSFFAYEKSVQEVTLRQVKYETTKEEISLGTSRFTSNEIIGASGSISFSQGICLMIRSID
- the spoVM gene encoding stage V sporulation protein SpoVM is translated as MKVYTFQLPKFVSSITRTCINLFKKDKKVKKSD
- the rpmB gene encoding 50S ribosomal protein L28 codes for the protein MPKQCVITGRKARTGNNRSHAMNANKRTWGANLQKVRILVDGKPKRVWVSARALKSGKVERV
- a CDS encoding IclR family transcriptional regulator, with the protein product MQLLERAMTIAKVLASETHHSGLSISELSTKCDLPLSTLHRILKAMIHQGMIEQDEQTKHYYLGTIWMELGLQVYDTMDYISKIRPELERLARQVEESVYLSKLAGLDTIIIERIDSAANPIRIYDQLGIRIPMHIGAANKAILAAMPSAQSKEIIAQLVAKEEIATFEQQLDQIRQQGYAISHGERTAGTSSVAVAILDGFGEVIGAVSIGFVTFNSSQDYINTLVEQLLETGKRVSMKLGYRGKG
- a CDS encoding dimethylarginine dimethylaminohydrolase family protein; amino-acid sequence: MHYCSSMYAPLKHVIVKHPKDAFRNQQHLSDKWKTFNYLSEPNFDKALTEYAEFIAILEKYVEKIDYLPVSEEVGLDSLYAHDPVKFTPHGAIILKSGKTLRQPEATVYKQFLQEKGIPIVGELTGDAVSDGGDIVWLDDRTLVVGRGYRTNDEAIRQLKEITANMVDDFIVVQLPHDLGEDECLHLMSFISMVDKDLAVVHSRLMPVFFRQLLIERGIQLVEVPKDEYDALGCNVLALAPRVCVIPAGNNVTKQQLLDAGATVFEYKGDEITVKGTGGPTCLTCPVVRA
- a CDS encoding dimethylarginine dimethylaminohydrolase family protein — its product is MFKNVIVKNPGNSFVNGLTTSDLGKPILEKLFEQHEKYVEALKKCGVEVTQLPANEAFPDSTFVEDTAVLTPEFAIISNPGAEARNREIEDIEPAVKQFYDKIYYIKGSGTLDGGDVLQAEKKFYVGISDRTNEEGAQQFKEIVEQEGYEATVIPLKEFFHLKTGIAYVGQNRMVVAGEFIDHPAFESYEKIIIPKEDEYSANCIQVNDYVIIPAGYPATNRKLHDLGYQTIELEMSEFRKHDGGLSCLSLRF
- a CDS encoding amino acid permease, whose product is MLNKDDQSHHQLNRSMKSRHLLMLSLGGVIGTGLFLNVGYTINQAGPGGALIGYLFGGLILFMVMNCLGELAVYMPVTGSFQTYATRFISPSAGFSLGWMYFVGSAATAGVEFTAAGILMQHWFPDIPIWIWCAVFMVLLFVLNALTTKGFAEAEFWFASIKVIAVIAFIIIGGAAIFGLIPLADRPTPHLTNLAPTGLFPAGIAIIFVTMMNVIFSYQGSELVGIAAGETENPEKNIPRAIRTIIFRIIVFYIASIIVLSAIFPASELGLMESPFVTLMNLAGVPYAAGIMNFVILTAILSVGNSCLYASTRLLWSMSREGMAPKLFGRLTKNKVPLNALIFTMLFSLLSLLTSVMEADAVFVLLMSIAGISVTISWMGICASQLMFRYRYIKSGGDMNALKFKTPLFPLIPVFCILFCLVILAFLAFDPTQRIGLLYGIGFFIACMIFYQLKLKKTAIIPTDIEDNNKESLDIR